GCCAAATGTGGATGTGGTGACGGGAGTGGATGCCAAACAGGTGGTCGAACTGTTTGCTGACCTACTGAGCCGCTACGGGAAGGGAGCCTGATATGGTGCGAGAACGCATTATTATTGATACCGATCCCGGCGTTGACGATGCGATAGCCATTTGGCTGGCCTTGGCTTCACCTGAACTGGACGTGCTCGGTATCACCGCTGTGGCGGGTAATGTCCCGCTTGAGGCGACGCTGGCGAATGCCTGCAAAGTCGTTGGCCTGACGGGGCGAACCGATGTGCCGATTTTTGCGGGTGCATCGCGCCCGCTGATCCGTGAGCAGGTGTTTGGTAAATATGCGCATATCGGTGCATTTTCCCCTGAGTGGGTGCCAGATAGCACACTGTTGCCGGAGCAGGAACACGCCGTCGATTTTCTGGTGCGAACGACGCGCCAGGCAGCAGCGGACAATAATCCGATCACGCTGTGTTCGATAGGGCCGATGACCAATCTGGCCTTGGCGCTGCGTTTTCATCCTGATGTTGCGCGCGGTATCAAACAGATTGTGTCCATGAGCTGTGCCTTTACCGCGTTGGGCAATCGTGTGCCATGGGCTGACTTTAACGTTTATGCCGATCCCCATGCGGCGGATATCGTCTTTTCCTCCGGCGTTCCCCTTGTCATCATGCCGTTGGATATGACGTTTCAGGCATTGATTCAGGCGGAACAGATTGATGAGATTGAACGCAGCGGCGGTGAACCGGGCAAGGCGATGGCGGCGCTATTACGCACGTTCGATCGTAATGAAGTGGCACGTTTTGGTCGCGAAGGTGGTCCGATTCATGATGCAACCGTCATTTCATGGCTGCTAAAACCTGAGCTGTTCCAATCGGCGTCTGTGCGTGTAGGCGTGGAAGTCACCGGCAAAACGGCGGGCTACGTGTTTGCCGATTTTTATCACAAACTGGATGAGCCGGATAATGCGCTGGTCATGCGGGAAATCGACGAACAAGGGTTTCTCAGCCTGATTGCCGATCGCCTGCGCTGCTACGGTTTAGAAGCAACTACAGGTTTAGAAGCAACTACAGGTTTAGAAGCAACTACAGGTTTAGAAGCAACTACAGGTTTAGAAGCAACTACGGGTTCAGAAGCAGTAACGGGTTCTGAAGTCATAAATAGCTCAGAGGAGCGCTGATGGTTGCCTACCTGCTAAGCCGAATCGGACAAACGCTGCTGACGCTGGCTGTTATGTCGGTGCTGGTGTTTGTGGGTGTCTATCTGGTCGGTAATCCGGTCGATATGCTGTTGGGCGCAACGGCCACGCCAGCGGAACGGCTGGCGGTGATTCAGTCCTTCGGTCTGGATAAGCCCGTCTGGGAACAGTACGGGCTGTTTGTCTGGAACGCCTTTCAGGGCGACATGGGCAAGTCTTTCATCTTTAACCAACCGGCGCTGACGCTGATTTTTCAGCGCATGCCGGCCACGCTCGAACTGGCGATGGTGGCGTTCGTGATGGCGCTGGTTGTCGGTATCCCGCTGGGGATTTACGCGGGTCTAAAGCCGGACAGCGCGGTGTCCAAATCCATCATGACCTTCTCCATTCTGGGCTTTAGCCTGCCCACGTTCTGGATCGGGCTGGTGATGATTATGCTGTTCAGCGTGAAGCTAGGCTGGCTGCCCTCGTCGGGCAGGGGGGATACTCACGATCTGTTCGGCATCCCATTCAGTTTTCTCACCCGCGATGGCCTCGAACACCTGTTGCTGCCCGCGTTTAATCTCGCACTGTTTAAGATCTCGCTGGTCATTCGCCTGATGCGGGCGGGCGTGATGGAGTGTCTGCAACAGGATTATGTGCAGTTTGCCCGAGCAAAGGGGCTGTCGGAAACCCGCATTGTGCTGGTTCATGTGCTGCGCAACACGCTGATTCCTCTGATTACCGTGCTGGGGCTGGAACTGGGATCGCTGATTGCGTTCGCTGTGGTCACGGAAACGATTTACGCCTGGCCGGGCATGGGTAAGTTGATTATTGACTCGATCGCTGTGCTCGATCGCCCGGTCATCCTGGCTTACCTGATGATTACCGTCGTGATGTTCAGCGTGATCAACCTGCTGGTGGATTTACTGTACGTGTTGGTCGATCCGCGCGTGCGGCTGGGAGGAGATAAGGGATGACGGGGAATACCATACATCAGCCCACGGTCGTGAAAAAAGCATCGCATCCGGTGGTGCGCGTCATGATGGCGCTGGTCAACGATCGGCTGGCGCTGTGTGGGCTGATCATGCTGGCGATTTTTGTGCTGTTGGCGCTGTTTGCCCCGCTTCTGTCGCCGCAGAACCCCTACGATCTCATGCAGCTCGACATCATGGATGGCCGACTGGCACCAGGTTCCTCCAGTATGGCGGGCATGACGTACTGGCTGGGGACGGACGATCAAGGGCGCGACCTGTTCAGCGCGATTCTGTACGGTACTCGCATCAGCCTGATGGTCGGTTTCTCTAGTGCGATACTCGCGCTGCTGATTGGTGCCTCGCTGGGGTTGATTAGTGCCTACGTCGGTGGAAAAACGGATGCCACGATCATGCGTATCGTCGATATCCAGCTTAGCTTCCCGCCGATCCTGATTGCGCTGATCCTGCTGGCGGTGCTGGGGCAAGGCGTCGATAAGATCATCATGGCGCTGGTGGTGACCCAGTGGGCTTACTACGCGCGCACGATTCGCGGTTCAGCGCTGGTGGAGCGTCGCCGCAGCTATGTGGATGCGGCGCGCAGCATGGCGTTGTCCAACCGCCGCATCCTGTTTCGCCATATTTTACCGAACTGTCTGGCACCGCTAATCGTGGTGGTAACGATGCGCATTGCCTACGCCATCATGCTGGAAGCCACGCTTTCGTTTCTGGGGATCGGTCTACCGGTGACGGAACCGTCGCTGGGGCTGCTGATTTCTAACGGTTTTGAGTACCTGATGTCGGGCGACTACTGGATCAGCTTCTTCCCAGGGTTAACGCTGTTGCTGCTGATTGTGGCGATCAATCTGGTGGGGGATGCGCTGCGCGACATCCTCAACCCACGGAATTAACCAGTGGGAACGCCCGTGGGAATAAGGGGTAATGAACACATGACAGCGCCGATTATGTCTGTTTCGCATCTGACCACCGCCTTTCAGGTGAACGGCGAATGGATGAACGTGGTGCGGGATTTGTCCTTCACGATTGGCGAGAAAGAGACCGTCGCCGTGGTGGGGGAATCCGGTTCAGGGAAGAGCGTGATGGCGAAATCCATCATGCGCTTGTTGCCACCCGGCCAAAGCCGGGTTGAAGGTCAGATTCATTTTGACGGCACCGAACTGCTGTCGCTCCCCAATAAAGCGATGCAGGATGTGCGCGGCAACCGCATCGGCATGATTTTCCAGGAGCCGATGACCAGCCTGAATCCGGTTTTGCCGATTGGTTACCAGATTACGGAAGTGCTGCGCCGCCATCGCGGCATGGGGAAAGCCGAAGCGCGCGCTGAAGCGGTGCGCCTGTTGGAAAAAGTCCGCATTCCGGCCGCCAAATCACGGCTGAACGAATACCCGCAGAGCTTCTCCGGTGGGATGCGCCAGCGCGTGGTGATCGCGATTGCGCTGGCCTGCCACCCGAAATTATTGATTGCCGATGAACCGACGACGGCGCTGGACGTCACGATTCAGGCACAAATTCTGACGCTGATAAAAACCCTTCAGGAAGAAGAAGGGATGTCGGTGCTGTTTATTACCCACGACATGGGCGTGGTGGCGGAAGTGTCCGACCGTACGCTGGTGATGTATCAGGGAGAGATGGTGGAAAACGCCGTCACGCGGGAAATCTTCCACCACCCACAACAGCCCTATACCCGCATGCTGCTGTCTGCGGTGCCCAAATTAGGGTCGATGTCCGGCAGCGCGTGGCCGCAACGCTTTCCACTGGTGGATCTCAAAACGGGCGAGCGCCAGCCTGTGTCGGAAGCGGTGAATACCGTGTCGGGCGAGGAACCGGTGCTGACGGTCAAAAATCTGGTTACTCGATTTGATATCCGATCAGGATTTTTCCGTCGGCTGTCGGGGCGCGTTCATGCGGTGGAGAACGTCTCGTTCGATCTCTGGCCGGGAGAAACGCTTGCGCTGGTCGGGGAGTCAGGCTGCGGTAAATCCACCACGGGGCGGTCGATTATTCGCCTCAACGATGCCGTCAGCGGCGAGATTCAACTGCTGGGAAAAAATATCCTCACGGCGGATAAGCGTGAACTGACGGATTCGCGGCGGCAGATTCAGATGGTGTTTCAGGATCCGTATGAAAGCCTGAACCCGCGCATGCGGATAGGGGAAGCGATTGCCGAACCGATGCTGCTGCACGGTCTGGCGACCCGACAGAATGTGAATGCAAGAGTGAGCGCGCTGCTGGAACAGGTCGGGTTATCCAGGGATATGGCCTCGCGTTTCCCGCATCAGTTCTCCGGCGGGCAGCGGCAGCGTGTGTGTATTGCGCGTGCCCTGGCGCTGGAGCCGAAAGTGATTATTGCCGATGAATCGGTATCGGCGCTGGATGTGTCCGTCAAAGCGCAGGTGATCAACCTGATGCTGGATCTCCAGCAGAAGCTGGGGCTGTCATTCTTGTTTATCTCGCACGATATGGCGGTGGTCGAACGCATTAGCCACCGCGTAGCGGTGATGTATCTCGGCGAAATCGTGGAGATCGGGCCACGTTCGGCGATCTTCGATAATCCGCAGCATGATTACACCCGACGTCTGATTTCTGCGGTGCCCGTGCCTGACCCAGATACCCGTCCGGTGCGTAATATCACCCATGATGAACTGCGCAGTCCGGTACGCGCCCCCGATTTCCACCCTCCCGCACGCCGCTATAAGCAGGTCGGGGAAGGGCATTTTGTACTGGAGCAGGCGTAACTTTATCCTTACCTGAATTTGCCATTAATGACGGTTCTTTTGCGTGCGCGTTGCGTACAGCCTGAACCGTCATTCTTTTTCTTCCCTTCCTTTCTATCTCTGCTGCTGGCGCGCTTAGCCACCTTCCAACTTCGCTCGGCTCAATGCGTCTGGATGTTGAAATTCGGTAATGCACGATGTTGCAAAGCTGTATCAATTGTCCGTTTTGTGATCCAGATTGTAGTACAACACATATAAATGGTACTACAATCAAGCCAAGGAAAGAGGGAGTGATGCGGTTATTGTGCAACAGTTCGACGACGTCAGGCGGCATGGCGGGTAAAGTAAGTGCAGTGATATCAATCCGTTTTGTCTCGTTGAGGTGATGATGAATAAGCAGGAATTAAGCAAAACCGACCGCATCATTCTGGATATTGGCCAACAGATCGTTGGTGGGAAATACGCTCCGGGCACGCCGCTACCCGCAGAAGCTGAGTTGTGTGAAGAGTTTCAGACCTCGCGCAACATCATTCGTGAAGTGTTCAGGGCGCTGATGGCGAAAAGGCTGGTGGAAGTGAAGCGGTATCGCGGCGCGTTTGTCGCCGCACGTAATCAGTGGAATTACCTGGATACCGACATTCTGCAATGGGTTCTGGCAAGCGATTACGACCCACGTCTGATCAGTGCGATGAGCGAAGTGCGAAATCTGGTGGAGCCGACGATTGCACGCTGGGCGGCTGAACGCGCGACTTCAAGCGAACTGGCGGTGATTGAAGCGGCGCTGAACGACATGATTTCCAACCATCAGAATCGTGATGCGTTCAATGAAGCAGACATTCGTTTTCATGAGGCGGTATTGGCGGCGGTGCATAACCCGGTACTACAGCAGTTGAGCATCGCGATCAGTTCGTTGCAGCGTGCAGTGTTTGAACGCACCTACATGCCGGACGAAGACAACATGCCACGGACATTGCGTGAGCATCAGGATCTTTACGATGCCATTCGGCATCAGGATATTGCAGCAGCAGAGCGGGCGGCGTTGACCATGATCGCCAGCTCAACCAAACGGTTAAAGGACATTACATGAGTGAAAGCTATATCGCCATTGACTGGGGTTCGACCAATCTGCGGGCGTGGCTGTACCTGGATGGCGTCTGTATCGATAGCGTGAAGTCTGAAGCGGGCGTCACACGTTTGAACGGTCAGACGCCGCAGCAGGTTTTTCAGCAGATCGTTGCGCCGTGGCAGCAGCACAATGTGCCCGTCGTGATGGCGGGCATGATCGGCAGCAATGCGGGCTGGCTTTCGGTGCCTTATTTGTCATGCCCGACTCGCCTGACGGACGTCGCCCACCGCCTGACGCGTGTAGAAGAAGCGCAGCCACTGGCCGCCTGGATCGTTCCGGGGTTGAGCATTGCGCAGGATGATAACTGTAATGTGATTCGCGGTGAAGAAACTCAGTTGATTGGCGCGTATAGCGAATGTCCTTCCTCTCTTTATTTGATGCCGGGAACCCACTCGAAATGGGTGCGGGCCGATGACAGCAACGTGCTGGATTTCCGCACGGTGATGACGGGTGAGCTGCACCACCTGCTGATGACGCAGTCGTTAATTGGCGTAGGGCTGACCGAACAGCAGTCGTCCCCCGAGGCTTTCCAGCAAGGGCTGGAGTTAGGCTTTGCCGATGACAATATTATCCGTTGCCTGTTTGAAACCCGTGCGGCGCACGTACTGGGGCGTTTGGAGAAAAGTGCCGTTAGCGACTGGCTGTCCGGGCTGCTGATTGGCAATGAAGTCTCACAAATGCAGCGCCACTATCAGGTGGCGGAGGGAGACTCCATCACGTTAATCGGTTCTCCTGCGCTGACCGCGCGCTACGAAAAAGCATTACAACGAGCTGGATTGCGCTGGCAGCAGCTAGATGGCGATCGGGCTTTTCAGGCAGGAATAAGGAGCATTGTTAATGAGTTGGAATACTAATCTTCCCTTGATTGCGATTCTACGCGGAATTACGCCGGATGAAGTTCTGGGGCATGTCGCGGCACTGCTGGATGCCGGATTCGACGCTGTGGAGATCCCACTGAATTCGCCGAATCCGTATGAAAGTATTCAACTGGCGGTAGAACATTTCGGCGATCGTGCCCTGATCGGTGCGGGTACGGTACTCAAACCCGAATATGTCGACAAATTGCAGGAAATTGGCAGCAAGCTGGTGGTTACTCCCAATATTTCTCCCGAGGTGATTCGTCGGGCGGTGGGCTACGGCATGACCGTGTGCCCAGGCTGTGCCACCGCGACGGAAGCCTTCGTGGCGTTGGAAGCCGGTGCACAGTCCCTGAAAATTTTCCCGTCATCGGCATTTGGGCCGGACTACATCAAGGCGCTGAAAGCGGTGCTGCCAAAA
The window above is part of the Pectobacterium araliae genome. Proteins encoded here:
- a CDS encoding nucleoside hydrolase; amino-acid sequence: MVRERIIIDTDPGVDDAIAIWLALASPELDVLGITAVAGNVPLEATLANACKVVGLTGRTDVPIFAGASRPLIREQVFGKYAHIGAFSPEWVPDSTLLPEQEHAVDFLVRTTRQAAADNNPITLCSIGPMTNLALALRFHPDVARGIKQIVSMSCAFTALGNRVPWADFNVYADPHAADIVFSSGVPLVIMPLDMTFQALIQAEQIDEIERSGGEPGKAMAALLRTFDRNEVARFGREGGPIHDATVISWLLKPELFQSASVRVGVEVTGKTAGYVFADFYHKLDEPDNALVMREIDEQGFLSLIADRLRCYGLEATTGLEATTGLEATTGLEATTGLEATTGSEAVTGSEVINSSEER
- a CDS encoding ABC transporter permease; this translates as MVAYLLSRIGQTLLTLAVMSVLVFVGVYLVGNPVDMLLGATATPAERLAVIQSFGLDKPVWEQYGLFVWNAFQGDMGKSFIFNQPALTLIFQRMPATLELAMVAFVMALVVGIPLGIYAGLKPDSAVSKSIMTFSILGFSLPTFWIGLVMIMLFSVKLGWLPSSGRGDTHDLFGIPFSFLTRDGLEHLLLPAFNLALFKISLVIRLMRAGVMECLQQDYVQFARAKGLSETRIVLVHVLRNTLIPLITVLGLELGSLIAFAVVTETIYAWPGMGKLIIDSIAVLDRPVILAYLMITVVMFSVINLLVDLLYVLVDPRVRLGGDKG
- a CDS encoding ABC transporter permease, with the protein product MTGNTIHQPTVVKKASHPVVRVMMALVNDRLALCGLIMLAIFVLLALFAPLLSPQNPYDLMQLDIMDGRLAPGSSSMAGMTYWLGTDDQGRDLFSAILYGTRISLMVGFSSAILALLIGASLGLISAYVGGKTDATIMRIVDIQLSFPPILIALILLAVLGQGVDKIIMALVVTQWAYYARTIRGSALVERRRSYVDAARSMALSNRRILFRHILPNCLAPLIVVVTMRIAYAIMLEATLSFLGIGLPVTEPSLGLLISNGFEYLMSGDYWISFFPGLTLLLLIVAINLVGDALRDILNPRN
- a CDS encoding ABC transporter ATP-binding protein, producing MTAPIMSVSHLTTAFQVNGEWMNVVRDLSFTIGEKETVAVVGESGSGKSVMAKSIMRLLPPGQSRVEGQIHFDGTELLSLPNKAMQDVRGNRIGMIFQEPMTSLNPVLPIGYQITEVLRRHRGMGKAEARAEAVRLLEKVRIPAAKSRLNEYPQSFSGGMRQRVVIAIALACHPKLLIADEPTTALDVTIQAQILTLIKTLQEEEGMSVLFITHDMGVVAEVSDRTLVMYQGEMVENAVTREIFHHPQQPYTRMLLSAVPKLGSMSGSAWPQRFPLVDLKTGERQPVSEAVNTVSGEEPVLTVKNLVTRFDIRSGFFRRLSGRVHAVENVSFDLWPGETLALVGESGCGKSTTGRSIIRLNDAVSGEIQLLGKNILTADKRELTDSRRQIQMVFQDPYESLNPRMRIGEAIAEPMLLHGLATRQNVNARVSALLEQVGLSRDMASRFPHQFSGGQRQRVCIARALALEPKVIIADESVSALDVSVKAQVINLMLDLQQKLGLSFLFISHDMAVVERISHRVAVMYLGEIVEIGPRSAIFDNPQHDYTRRLISAVPVPDPDTRPVRNITHDELRSPVRAPDFHPPARRYKQVGEGHFVLEQA
- the dgoR gene encoding D-galactonate utilization transcriptional regulator DgoR: MNKQELSKTDRIILDIGQQIVGGKYAPGTPLPAEAELCEEFQTSRNIIREVFRALMAKRLVEVKRYRGAFVAARNQWNYLDTDILQWVLASDYDPRLISAMSEVRNLVEPTIARWAAERATSSELAVIEAALNDMISNHQNRDAFNEADIRFHEAVLAAVHNPVLQQLSIAISSLQRAVFERTYMPDEDNMPRTLREHQDLYDAIRHQDIAAAERAALTMIASSTKRLKDIT
- a CDS encoding 2-dehydro-3-deoxygalactonokinase — translated: MSESYIAIDWGSTNLRAWLYLDGVCIDSVKSEAGVTRLNGQTPQQVFQQIVAPWQQHNVPVVMAGMIGSNAGWLSVPYLSCPTRLTDVAHRLTRVEEAQPLAAWIVPGLSIAQDDNCNVIRGEETQLIGAYSECPSSLYLMPGTHSKWVRADDSNVLDFRTVMTGELHHLLMTQSLIGVGLTEQQSSPEAFQQGLELGFADDNIIRCLFETRAAHVLGRLEKSAVSDWLSGLLIGNEVSQMQRHYQVAEGDSITLIGSPALTARYEKALQRAGLRWQQLDGDRAFQAGIRSIVNELEY
- a CDS encoding 2-dehydro-3-deoxy-6-phosphogalactonate aldolase, which codes for MSWNTNLPLIAILRGITPDEVLGHVAALLDAGFDAVEIPLNSPNPYESIQLAVEHFGDRALIGAGTVLKPEYVDKLQEIGSKLVVTPNISPEVIRRAVGYGMTVCPGCATATEAFVALEAGAQSLKIFPSSAFGPDYIKALKAVLPKDVPVFAVGGVTPENLKDYLSAGCIGAGLGSDLYRAGQSVDVTAQKAHAFVNAYKDAVQ